The following are encoded in a window of Mustela nigripes isolate SB6536 chromosome 1, MUSNIG.SB6536, whole genome shotgun sequence genomic DNA:
- the LOC132009395 gene encoding olfactory receptor 5AN1 has translation MIGGGNITQITYFILLGFSDFPRILAVLFVVFLLIYILTLTWNLCLIILIRMDSHLHTPMYFFLSNLSFIDICYVTSIAPKMLSNFFQEQQTITFVGCAVQYFVFSTMGLSESCLMTAMAYDRYSAICNPLLYSSIMSPTLCIQMVLGSYLAGLSASTSQLYAMFQLHFCGPNVIKHFFCDMPQLIILSCTDTFFVQLLIAILTMFFGIINALIIMISYGYIVMSIMKITSAKGRSKAFNTCASHLTAVSLFYTSTVYVYLSSSSGGSSTFDRFASVFYTVAIPMLNPLIYSLRNKEIKDALKRFQKKRWFC, from the coding sequence ATGATTGGGGGAGGAAATATTACACAGATCACCTATTTCATCCTTTTGGGATTCTCTGATTTTCCCAGAATCCTAGCAGTGCTCTTTGTTGTATTCCTGCTGATCTACATTTTGACTCTGACTTGGAACCTGTGCCTCATCATCTTAATAAGGATGGACTCTCAcctccacacacccatgtacttcttcctcagtAATCTGTCCTTCATAGATATCTGCTATGTGACCTCTATAGCTCCCAAGATGCTCTCCAACTTTTTCCAAGAGCAGCAGACCATCACCTTTGTGGGTTGTGCTGTTCAGTACTTTGTCTTTTCAACCATGGGACTGAGTGAGTCTTGTCTCATGACAGCCATGGCTTATGACCGATATAGTGCCATTTGCAATCCACTTCTCTATTCATCCATCATGTCACCCACCCTCTGTATTCAGATGGTGCTGGGATCCTATTTGGCTGGACTATCTGCTTCTACATCTCAGTTGTATGCCATGTTTCAGCTCCACTTTTGTGGGCCTAATGTCATCAAGCACTTCTTCTGTGACATGCCCCAACTGATAATCCTGTCCTGCACTGATACTTTCTTTGTGCAACTGTTGATTGCTATATTAACAATGTTCTTTGGGATAATAAATGCCCTCATTATCATGATATCCTATGGCTATATTGTTATGTCCATCATGAAGATCACTTCAGCTAAAGGCAGGTCCAAAGCGTTCAACACTTGTGCTTCTCATCTGACAGCAGTTTCCCTCTTCTATACTTCAACTGTCTATGTCTATTTGAGTTCCAGCTCTGGCGGTTCCTCCACTTTTGACAGATTTGCATCAGTATTCTACACTGTGGCCATTCCGATGTTGAATCCCTTGATTTACAGTCTGAGaaacaaggaaatcaaagatGCCTTGAAGAGGTTCCAAAAGAAGAGATGGTTCTGCTGA